TGATTATATCATCACCTCATATTTCTCTAAGCATCTTCGTATGGTTTGCAATTCGTGGTTAAGGAACCATCGTGCAGACTCAGCGGTTCCAAAGTGTGTTGAGTAGCCTTCAAAAGTGACCTCTTCATCGCTTGAAGAGACAATATCAGTGATAAGATCATAAATTGTATGTGTCCCACGTATCCCAAAAACAACAAGTTTCCTTCGATGATCAACTCCTATGTAATAACCAGGCCTCATAACACTTGAATCTTTCACAAATTTAAGAATGTTATTCTCACGAAGCATTGTGTTCTTTGCAAGACCAGTCACACTATCCCTGTAACAACCTTTCGCTAACTCGGCATTGTATATGAGATCATAAACCTGAAAAACAATAGAGCTACTTAGAATTTGGTAAAAAAGGGAAGTTATCATCAACATGAAAATAAACAGAATTAATGTTCTTACTGTAGACTCTGAAACAACTTCTACACCCTTGACGTCCTCAAATGGAGACAAGGATGCTTGTCTAAGATATATAAGATAGAGACCAATTGTAAGATCACCAAGAGTCCAACCTTCAATCCCGAGCTTACTCCTCTGAATACTAGCAATGATCTCAGACAGAGATCGAGTACCAGGCGGTGACTTCTCTcctagaaaaaaacacacatcaaACATTGCCTCGAGCattatggttttaaaaaaagCAGAGTGAATGCaaccatatataataaagaCCTGTTGGAAGAGCCCATCTACGCAATTGCATAGCTGGCTCAAGTGCTTTTGTGAGCCAAGCTAGGTCCAGTTTCCACTTCCCATCACCTGTATCTTCATCACTAGAGCCATCACTGTCGACTCCTGGTTCAAATCGTCTTATATCCTCTAATCCAGACTTCGAAGAAGCTCTACTAGGGGTTCTCTTCTCTGCTCCCTGTCCCTGTTCTTCTAACTCCTTCTCTACCTTGCCTGATTCTGATACGTGCGACTGAAATCGTTTGATAACATTGTAAACAACTCCTTGATATAATCCACGTCTCTTCTTGAACGGTGAGCCTTCTACAACTGAACAAAGGCTGAAACTTGTCAAGAATCATTactataatttcaaaaatttcatatataatataaatcaattcTCAAGCTAAAATCTTATTAGAGTAACCATAGAGTAATAAAGCGAGAACAAAGCTAAGTCTCATCAATTCAATATTCTTATTCACCAGTGATATCTCAGTGTTTCTACACACACACTCTATCGGATTATACTATAAAAGACTTGAAATTTCCAACAAGTAAAGAGTAATTAGAGCTTACATAAGTTCCATAGACGCCGGTTCAATGCTCTGCTAGCCATTGGCGAGCTCAGAATTGGCTTTCTCcggttaaaaatatatataaaaaatcctCCTTTCGAAGCCGACGGCGGAGGAGAGAAAAAACTCTTAAGTAACTGAAACTTCGAAGAAACGGCGGAGCATTAAGTCGGAGATGATCGGCCGAGCAAATCGGAAAAGCCAAAACCGGAGGAAAAGCACACCGACTGGATTAATTGACTTTTATTCAGTAACGAGTTATGGGCTTAATTGGGCCTTTTCTTATAAATTCAGTAACTATTTATGGGCTTATTTGGGCCTTTCTTTTTAGTCCAGTACTTTAATGGACTCTGTTCTGACATTAGGGTTTCGATGATGGCATCGACCTTTGTATTAGCCTCTATCTaatctttctcttcctccattGTTGGAATCAGAAGTCTTAACCAAACTTCtgagtacttttttttttttaaagaggaTTATGCAAGAACAGAggatttcctctgttttcttttatagagggaggagaaaagaaaaacagaacttTTAATCTCTTTAGACGAAGTTTAGTGAACAAACCAAATCTTTAAATAGTTTAagtaacaaaaccaaatctgTCATTATTACTTTAGAACATAACGGTCGCGTTAATTCAGACACTTTGGAACCATGAATATACCATacgaacttaaaaaaaaaacttttattttgacATCAAACAATGTCGTCAAACGGCAAGAGTTTAGCATAAGCAGCAGCCTTAGCCTTCTCCTTGTTCAGTTCAACTTTGAGATTCCACAAAGTCAGCTCCAGACTGTTGATTTGTTCTTCCATTTCTTTGACCCGAGAACCATCATCAGTTGCATTCTTACTCTTCCAGGCCACTTCCTTGAGCTTTTCCTTTAACCAATCTAGCTTGAAGCCTGCTTCCGTTAGCTCTTTCAAATTGCGCATAGCCTTTATTACGTCAGCATTCGAAAAGCTCTGTGGAGGCTTACGCAGTGTCTCGATGAGGCTGAGGAGGACATCCATGTATGCTGTCTTCACTACTTGGTTCGTCGGTTTGACATCTACTGCAATGTCAGGGTGCTTTGCGAAAATCTTGCTCACTAAAACACCCTGCCAACGAGAAAGTTGCATGGTAAATCATATATTCTATGTCAAAAATGTTTCGATTactcttaaaaaaacaaaacattgttttCCTTAACATATACCTTAGTATAATGAACTTCGAAACCATTGAGATCTAACATCCCCTTCCTAGTTACCTCTTCTACATGAACATCTTCAACCACTTGTACCTCCACTTTAATGATCAGTTTGTCATTCTCtaaaaactcttcttctttaagcTTGCTAAGAGGTAATACTTTGGGATAACCCCAGCCCCGGGCCTCATCACAGAACAAGCTGCCTGCTTCTGTAAGACatagagttttgttattcattatgattatatgatttataattaTTGTTCTATACAGATTCAAACACGATAGATAGGAACATTACTAGGTGTTCCAAATGTCTTGAGTTCTTTGCCCGACTGATTCAACAAAACGAAGCGATAACTAACTCTCCTTTTCCATCCAGTTCTAAATGATTTAGTTCTGGCAACATTCATGTACACAGCCAAGTGATCACAGCAATGGTCTCCCATGGGATGAACGGTAACATAcctgagaaaataaaagaaacctTCGTTTAACTCTACATCTAATATGTTGGATATATATAGttccaaataatttttgttttaccatTCGCATCCGCCGCATCCGAAGAAGGGAGACGATATCTCAGCTTTCTTCTCCGAGAAGTTATCTATCTCAAACGTGAAACTCGTCTGCTTTTGATTCCTCGCATCTGTTTAAAATAGGCTTTGTTACGTTGTTTTCAGAAAATTagacataaagaaaaaaaaaactaacaaaacctCAGCAACATACCTGAGATCTTCTGCATTCGATTCCCCATACCTTATCAAAACGCTTTCTTTAGGCTTTGTTTTTCAAGCTAAAGATAAAATCTTGTAGGGAATTGTGCACTGCTCAGGGGTTTTGTTTCAAGAGACTTTGAGTTTATGTCAAAGAAATACTTGTTTTTATAGATACtagctttttatttctttgaattttcttgatcattataaatgagtatttatagtcctaaataaaattaattataaaatatcacatCTATTATGTATGTTGGATACACTCCATAAAAGGTGACAAGTAACAACATAtcattaataagattttgaattAGAATTAAGAGAGAATACATTTGCatttacacacacatatatattacaatgaATGGGTTAAATAAAAGGGAAATGAattgaaaagaaataaatagaaGAGAAACACAATTTCTTACATTAAAAATCTTAGATTTTTCTAAaagatttttctaaattaataagatttttttttttttttgtttcctttgctACTTCTCTAATTATTGCCTTCTCTCATAATGAACATAAAGATTTATTCTAAAGATAATCCTGGAAGTCGGTCAATATTTAGATGATGAATTTGTCTTTCTTACAAGTTTTATTAAAAACCAGAGATAATATCCAACAAAGTGAAATAAGGAGCCCCAAAAATATAACGAAACTTCATCTTAGAGAAAAGATTAATGAAATAAGGAGCcccaaaaatataacaaattaatgATTAACTTATGAGTGTTTtactaaccaaaaaataaaataaagggaaAAACTTAATTTTCACATCAAAGAATGTCGTCAAGCGACAAAAGTCTAGCATTATCAACAGCAGATTTAGCCTTCTCACTTTTCAGTTCAACTTTTAGATTCGACAAAGTCAGCTCCAGATTCTTGATACGTTCCTCCACTTCTTCAACCTGACAACCACCAGCAAATGCATTCTTTCTCTTCAAGGAAACCTCCTCAAGCTTTGTCTTTAACCAATCTAGCTTGAATCCTGCTTCCGTTAGGTCGTTCAACTCGTTTTGAGCGTCTTCTAGCTCAGTCTTAGAAAGGCCCTGTGGAGGCTTGCGCAGTTTCTGGATAAGGCCGAGGAGGACAATCATGTATGCTGTCTTCAACGTTGGGCTTTTTGGTTTGAAATCTACTGCAATGTCCGGGTGCTTTTCGAAAATCTTGCTCACTGTCTGAACCTGCCAACGagaaaggtatatatatagatcatacTTAAGCAACAAGAAATCGTGAAGCTTCTTAATTAGCATACCTGAGTTAATGGAACCTCGAACGTTTCGACTTCGGACATCTCCCGCCCAGTTAAATATGCTACTTCAACTACTTTTACTTCTACTTTGACAATCAGTTTGTCGTTCTCCAGACATCCCATTCCTTTAAGCATGCTAAGAGGAAGTATGCCAACACCCTTGGCTGGCGTATAACCGCTGAACAAGGTTGATGTGTCTgtaagacaaaaacaaaatatatatacttatcgTCTTCATAAATGAGATATATGATGTCCAACNNNNNNNNNNNNNNNNNNNNNNNNNNNNNNNNNNNNNNNNNNNNNNNNNNNNNNNNNNNNNNNNNNNNNNNNNNNNNNNNNNNNNNNNNNNNNNNNNNNNNNNNNNNNNNNNNNNNNNNNNNNNNNNNNNNNNNNNNNNNNNNNNNNNNNNNNNNNNNNNNNNNNNNNNNNNNNNNNNNNNNNNNNNNNNNNNNNNNNNNNNNNNNNNNNNNNNNNNNNNNNNNNNNNNNNNNNNNNNNNNNNNNNNNNNNNNNNNNNNNNNNNNNNNNNNNNNNNNNNNNNNNNNNNNNNNNNNNNNNNNNNNNNNNNNNNNNNNNNNNNNNNNNNNNNNNNNNNNNNNNNNNNNNNNNNNNNNNNNNNNNNNNNNNNNNNNNNNNNNNNNNNNNTATGATGTTACTTTTCTCATAAATATCCTAACTACATATGGAAGATATGATCATTTAATTTATTACCAATTGTTTTGTAGAAAACTTTTCCGAACTGGTTTAAAATAATGAAGCGAAAATTAGCTCTCCTTTTCCATCCAGAATATATGCTTGATGAATAAGGATTCTCAACGGCCAAGTACAGCCACAAGCGATTATCATATTTGCTATTTTTGGGATAAACTTCAACATACCTgagaagataagaaagaaaaacaagcaaAGAGTAGGGAACTCCTTTTCAGTGCTAAATGATCAAATAGAAATTTCTGTAACCTAAATATTTGATTCTACTCGCTTACCATTCGCATTGACCGCTTAAGAACGTAGGGGACCTAATCGAAGCTTTCCTATGGGAGAAGTTATCTATCATAAACGTGTAACTCGTTTCCAACTGTTCACCCAAATCTGTTCAAAACGCTTTAATTTTTAGCCTCTTGGGATTTTCTTTGAGGAACAAAGCCACAAACATAATTCTCATAAACTTGTTTGGTACGTACTCTTAGAgaataaaaagcaaacaaaagaagTCAGGAGAAACTATGACATACCTGAGACACTCATCTCATTCCCCATATCTTGAAAAAAGCTTTCTTAATTAGACTTCGTTTGTCAAGCAAAAGACAAAATTCTTGCAGCGAAATTTTGTAACAAGAATTCTGTGAGCTGTGCTCAGCGAAAACCCTATTTATATACACCGCTAATTATGGGCATGGGCAGAGCCAATATAGGATCATGTGGGTCAAATGACCtggtaaatttttaaaactggttaaatttttaaagaaaaaatcaaattgacccTCGTAAAATAGCACAATTGacccttataaaaaaatttaacaacataattgacaccttaaaatttattttgaccCTGGTAAACTAATTTCCTAGTTCTGCCACTGATTATGGGCCTAATTTCACATAATAAAAATGTAGGATATAATCGTGCATGGGAattaatttgtgaaattcagtatattttatattaattacatgTATTATTTGGGATAAGTTTATATCATTTATGATAAGGTCTAGTATACCTAATTTCTATGGGGTTTGGGTTTATCTCCTATTATGTAAAACGTACGTTGTGAACTTTTCTTGATAAAGGCAAGATTGTTTCcataacagttttaaaattagAAGAGACTTAGCGTCGTAATATGTAGAAAGTATATGTCAATCTACCTTTTACAAATTGGCTTTTAGTTAGAAATTAAATGATGTGCATAGCGTAAGTAAAATTTATTGTTGATCCTATAGTGGGATTCAGTACGTTCCAGCCATCTCCTAAAAAAAGCAAGGTGTTAAAAACAGATACTTAAAGTTAGAAAAGACGTAGCGTAGTAGATAAAAGACATGACCAATTCCTCAcgattatataaatttatgtttaGCTGTAAAAAAATGGATAATATTAtgtagtttaaagtttaaaccaggCAATGAAAGACTATTTGTGAATGGATGTCCATCTTGAACAAACATCTCAGATGTGACCgcttgaagaagatgaaacataTGCATGTTTGACTAAACAAATGATGATGACTAAACAAATCCCAGAGATATTTGTGGATCAAATTTGATAATTACGACTTCCAACAATGTCGTCAAACGACAAAATCTCAGTAAATTTGgtctttttctccttgttcaGTTCAACCTTGAGATCCGACAAAGTCAGCTCCAGATTCTTGATGCGTGCCTCAAGTTCTTCCACACGATAACTATTAGCAGTTGCATTCTTCCTCTCCAAGGAAACCTCGTCCAGCTTTGCCTCTAACCAATCCAGCTTGAAACCTGCTTCAGTTAACTCGTTCAACTCATTACGAGCGTTACTTAGCTCAGTCTCAGAGAAGCTTAGTGGAGGCTTGCACAGTGTCTCGATGAGGCTGAGAAGAAGATTCATGTACGCTGTCTTCACTCCTTTGTCCTTTGGTCTGAAACATTCTGCAAAGTCCATGTGATTTACGAAAATCTTGCTCACTGATGCCAACTGGCAACAAGAAaagtcatatataaaaatcaaaatcatatttaacAACAAGATTCCGCAAGCTCATAAACATACATACCTGAGTGTAAAGAATCGGGAAACCATTAAAATCTAACATCTCCTTCCCAGTTAACTCTTCTTCATGAACATCTTCAACTACTTTTATTTCGACTTGAATGATCAGTTTGTCCTGACCCCAGCCTGAGAACTGACTAGAGGAGAagcttggtttcttcttctcaaaataCCCTTCTTCTTGAAGCTTGACAACAGGCAATACTTTGGGATAACCCCAGCCTGGGACCACAGCACAGAACAAGTCGCATGCTTCtgtaatacaaaaacaaaattagatttcTCAACCTTTCTTTTTCGGTGGTTGAAGATATAAGTTAACCTtgtgcacacaaaaaaaaagaaaagaagaagaagataagttaATAACCAGTTGTTCTTTTGAGCTCTCTGAGCGATTGATTCAGCACAGTGAATGAATAATTAGCTCTTATTTTCCATCCAGTTCGTAATGAATCATGATTTGCAACGTGGAGATACACAGACAAGTAGTCTTCAATAGGGCATCCCTTTGGGTGAACTGTAATGAACCTGATAAAGAAATATACGAAGTTATTGTTGAATCTAGTAAACTAAAAGAAGTGATTCTTTCTCGTTTTTACCATTCACATCCGCCGCTTATGAATATAGGAGACGATATTTCAGCTTTCTTCTCCGAGAAGTTATCTATCTCAAACCTGAAACTTGTCTTCTCATAATTCTCCATATCTcgcaaaattttgttttttgatatcTTAACAGTAAACACGTTGACATGAACCCTtctcctctatttatagaagaaacgagaacaaaaccaaacttaatTAATGTAACctgaaaattaaattgaaaaacaaaaaaaaatcaaaatttaagcaataattgaccaaatcaaattatTCCTCTATAATAATCTAACAGCATTTCTGAAGaaatttaattaactatatttgtttttatataaattaatagtatatgataaatttatttaatgcCAGACTACGTAGGGCTGCAATTTTTGCTTTTGTAAGGCCTTTAAAAAATCCCATGTTGGTATCTTCCTGTACAAGTCAAAAACCCCTTTTATAGGGCTTGgttgagaaacagaggaagttcTCTGTTTTGCTACAGaggagaataaaaaaaacacaaattcacAACATTTAGAGAAACAAAGAGACCggaaaattaaaacttaataaCTGAACATGCTTTTTTCCATATGACACCTTTGTTGCAAGGAAACTCTGTTTTGGTTTCGTAGTGAAACGACCAACATAGTAATGCCAAATTCCAAAGATATTTATGATTACTAATTAGAGCTTCAATGTTTATATCAGTAATTTGTAATGTGTTTTTCATATCTGTGTGATGAGTATAGTTTAGCACTTTTTAGTAGTATGCAACAAAGGCGTTGCAAAGTTAGCACTTTTAAAGTGGTTTCTACAAAATACAATGCTCTTGTTACTTCTGCTGAGCCGAGATCTCGTTCTCCTATTTTACTTCATTCATATTAATCGACATACAGGCAGGGTATTCTGCACCTGCAGCTCGCTTCTCTGTTTTAtcataattaaaacatttttctttaacTATTCGGATTCTTGagattgagatttgagaaaaa
The Camelina sativa cultivar DH55 chromosome 6, Cs, whole genome shotgun sequence genome window above contains:
- the LOC104793171 gene encoding MATH domain and coiled-coil domain-containing protein At2g42470-like, encoding MGDHCCDHLAVYMNVARTKSFRTGWKRRVSYRFVLLNQSGKELKTFGTPKAGSLFCDEARGWGYPKVLPLSKLKEEEFLENDKLIIKVEVQVVEDVHVEEVTRKGMLDLNGFEVHYTKGVLVSKIFAKHPDIAVDVKPTNQVVKTAYMDVLLSLIETLRKPPQSFSNADVIKAMRNLKELTEAGFKLDWLKEKLKEVAWKSKNATDDGSRVKEMEEQINSLELTLWNLKVELNKEKAKAAAYAKLLPFDDIV
- the LOC109133380 gene encoding MATH domain and coiled-coil domain-containing protein At2g42470-like; the encoded protein is MENYEKTSFRFEIDNFSEKKAEISSPIFISGGCEWFITVHPKGCPIEDYLSVYLHVANHDSLRTGWKIRANYSFTVLNQSLRELKRTTEACDLFCAVVPGWGYPKVLPVVKLQEEGYFEKKKPSFSSSQFSGWGQDKLIIQVEIKVVEDVHEEELTGKEMLDFNGFPILYTQLASVSKIFVNHMDFAECFRPKDKGVKTAYMNLLLSLIETLCKPPLSFSETELSNARNELNELTEAGFKLDWLEAKLDEVSLERKNATANSYRVEELEARIKNLELTLSDLKVELNKEKKTKFTEILSFDDIVGSRNYQI
- the LOC104793170 gene encoding sn1-specific diacylglycerol lipase beta-like, with product MASRALNRRLWNLFVEGSPFKKRRGLYQGVVYNVIKRFQSHVSESGKVEKELEEQGQGAEKRTPSRASSKSGLEDIRRFEPGVDSDGSSDEDTGDGKWKLDLAWLTKALEPAMQLRRWALPTGEKSPPGTRSLSEIIASIQRSKLGIEGWTLGDLTIGLYLIYLRQASLSPFEDVKGVEVVSESTVYDLIYNAELAKGCYRDSVTGLAKNTMLRENNILKFVKDSSVMRPGYYIGVDHRRKLVVFGIRGTHTIYDLITDIVSSSDEEVTFEGYSTHFGTAESARWFLNHELQTIRRCLEKYEGYKLRLVGHSLGGAIASLMAIMLRKMPREELGFDAEIISAVGYATPPCVSKDLAENCSEFVTTIVMQDDIIPRLSTASLARLRNEILQTDWTSVIEKEEWKSVLDLVTNAKQVVTSVQDVARKVSDYANFGNKKELPEIPSSKNNQSETLISETTTKDIVKVPEELYVPGDVYYLMRNLRGNPKSAGGKQVEYFSLWKRDPGQHFQRILLSGNFITDHKCDSHYYALRDVLKGFPSFIDENIFKKRCK
- the LOC104699398 gene encoding MATH domain and coiled-coil domain-containing protein At2g42470-like; translated protein: MLKGMGCLENDKLIVKVEVKVVEVAYLTGREMSEVETFEVPLTQVQTVSKIFEKHPDIAVDFKPKSPTLKTAYMIVLLGLIQKLRKPPQGLSKTELEDAQNELNDLTEAGFKLDWLKTKLEEVSLKRKNAFAGGCQVEEVEERIKNLELTLSNLKVELKSEKAKSAVDNARLLSLDDIL